A genomic stretch from Leucoraja erinacea ecotype New England unplaced genomic scaffold, Leri_hhj_1 Leri_596S, whole genome shotgun sequence includes:
- the ptrhd1 gene encoding putative peptidyl-tRNA hydrolase PTRHD1 encodes MAAPAPRIVQYVVLRADLRAPAWTRGALVAQACHACLAAVHLSREQADTQRYLEQLDSMATVVLQAPDEESLVKLSQRLTEEQVDHKLWVEQPENCPTCLALRPCPKEQVQGLMKNLKLLK; translated from the exons ATGGCCGCCCCGGCTCCGCGCATCGTCCAGTACGTGGTGCTACGCGCCGACCTGCGGGCCCCCGCCTGGACCCGCGGCGCCCTGGTGGCCCAGGCCTGTCACGCCTGCCTCGCCGCCGTACACCTGTCCCGGGAACAGGCCGACACGCAGCGGTACCTGGAGCAGCTCGATAGCATGGCCACCGTGGTACTACAG GCCCCTGATGAGGAGAGCCTGGTGAAGCTGTCGCAGAGGCTGACCGAGGAGCAGGTGGATCACAAGCTGTGGGTGGAGCAGCCGGAGAACTGCCCCACCTGCCTGGCCCTGAGGCCCTGCCCCAAGGAGCAGGTACAGGGGCTCATGAAGAACCTCAAGCTGCTGAAGTGA